From the genome of Toxoplasma gondii ME49 chromosome XII, whole genome shotgun sequence:
AAGGGGGTATGCACACGGTCTTGtacttgtctcttttctcttcctgctctcctctcggttcccttttttcttctttgctcgaGGGGAAAGCATGCGACGGAGCGGGCGACGAAACGCAGTATCAGCTTCGCGCTGTGGCTTGAGTTCCTTGCCTCTCCCGACGGCTTGTCGGACCGGCTCGCTCGTGACGGCGTGTATGCATCCCTCTCACTGAAGCGGCGCTTGAACCGGAGACTTTGCTTGCACCGAAActgagtggagagaaagaggcgaaccGGTGCCCTCTCCTCAGTCTCCGTTGcactctgtctccgcttggttctcttcttctcacgcttctcttcgacctgaaggagagaagaggcagaagagagacgttCAGCTCCTCTGCTTTTACGCCGCATGGGCATGGACAGCCTTCCccctcgctctcgtctgtctcttcgctctcctcttctctcgcctgctcgCCTCGCTTCCCGCGCCGACGGTCCGTCCGCTATGAGGGAAGCGCACAGGAGAACTCCGCAGAGGAGGGCGCCTCGACCGAGACaggccgagagaaaacgaggaaagaggaaaaaacgatgGAGATGGGGAGGACGCGAAGTTAACTCCCCACTGAAGGCGTTAAGACTCGAGAGACATGTGGAGGTGCCGCGCCactgccgtcttctctctctcatcgCATCGCGCGATTTGCCTTCTTTTGCGTCTCCTGAGAAGTCCTTCTCTCGTGGTCTCCCTTccccttgtttctctccttcctcctgcctacggctttcttctcgttcgtctctttctgaggttttctcttcgcctcgcgaTTTTTCCTCTggcacttctctctctccttttcagtcttctgtctccgaacCGTCCCCCCAGTCTCGCGTCGGTGAGACCTCCCACCcagttgcttctctctgtcgtttctgcCCATCTGTGGAGACGGAACTTTGCCAAGTTCTCTGTGCCACCGAACGCAGGCTTTCTCACgctctctgcggcttctccgcGTGTCTGCCCAGGCCTGTCTCATGCTCgctttcgtcctctccgtcgtctttAGCCTCTGCTTCTACCATGTATGATTACTcattcctctcttcttcctcttgtccaGGCTCCCATCACGTCACGAGATCCACctctgcgttgtcttcttcgtgtcttctccctcctctctctccttgtccgTCTCCttgtccgtctctctcttcttctcccgggACTCGGTGCGTCTTCGCTTGGTCCAAAGGTTggtttttcctcctcttttgtctctttttcttctcttctccgcagtcGTGCACCAGTGAGGCCTCGcgctcgcctcttctccctccgtccctgcccttcccccctctctcttcttctctctcttctccttcttctctctcttctccagcgtctcccccttttccgcgctgttctcttttttcttcatctcATCCTTGtcgttcctctcccctcgctACGCCGCGcatccttccctctccctcgtGGATTCCATCGTTATTCGCCGCTTCTCCGGCTCCCTCCCGGTCGCCCTCTCACggcttctcgtcctcgcgGGAGTCTCCACCTTGTGGACTGCCTACcggcgctgtctccgagtCTCTGCGCCTGCGGCGAGACTCGCtcgcgacttcttcctcgagactCTTGCTGGTCAAATGGATCTTCCCTGTTGCGAATCCCAACGCACCGCTGCTGGAGGCTCCCGCAGACCTCCCCTGCTTCTCGCGGGTGGCTCCGAAGCCGATCGGCTCGGCGCCAGGGAAGCGGGGAGGGAGGAGTGAGGAAAAGGGCGGCGCCGTCGCCCAGCAGAGCCAGCGAATGTCGGACGGAAATGCggacggagaggaggaggaggaagaagcgagagcagTGTTGACAGGCCAGATTAGtcacgcagagaagaggagaagcatgcgaaggaagaagagcatgCGAATCAACTCGAACATCAaattgaagaagaaactccaCCACACAATCGGAGGGCAAACGGCGGGTGGCGGAGGCATTCgcactctttctctcttgaagCAGGGACAAAGAGAAGTCGAGTTTTGGAAGCAGCAAGCGCGAAAAGCGAAAGCAAGAGACACGCGCCAGAGAACGCATGCgtccgagaaagaagcagcaaaACAAGTTGACGGCGCTCcgagtgaagaaggaacagaagaacagGGCCAAGaacagggaaaagaagaagaagaagatcggATTTTGACGGCTCCTGCCACAGCTTCTGGTTCGGAGAAGCAAACCTCTTTGTCTTCCGATGCccccagaaaaagacaggcgcctcccagaagaagaggagcttTCCTTGGATCCGCAAACAGTtttgcctttttctcgccttcactttctcgttcttttcttgccTCTGACTCGAGACAGtattcttcgtctcctccattttcctcatcttccctctccgtttcttctctccgtttgtctccttgctcttcttcttcccggttgtcttctcagtctccttcttctccctcttcttctcctgcttcttctccttcttctcctgcttcttcttcttcttttcctgcttcttctccttcgctggaAAGGAAAGACCATCGTGAGTTGGGTCGCGAAATGGGCCTTTTCGTGTTGCCGCCCGCGAGCGATGTGGGCGCTGTCGgccctgtctttcttcccgAGGGTCGCCAGTTGCTGGCGAACTTGAAAAGCGTTTTGGCGCAGCACCAGCGGCTCCTGCAGTTCCAGCAGGTGAGTACGTCGCTCCAATCCGCGCTCGCCTCGACGCTCTCCCCACAGCAGACTCTGACGCGTTCATCTTACATTCGCAAGCGGCGCGCGGAAAGCGTCAAGTCTCTGTGTTCTCCAAACGTCGCGCTATctacagagaagaagctcgagaTCCCTCGCCGATGTCTGCGCACAAAgcgaggtgcatgcagtgttcTTGACTTCTGAAAGGGTTCGGTTCCCGCAGACAGAAGGGTTTGTGgtgcgtgtctctgctgcgtctttctccgaAGAGGAGATGCTCAGGCGAGGACGCCTCAGAATGAAAAAGAGCGTTGCATCCCGCGCCTCTCGAGTTCCGCCCAGCTGCTCTCGTATGCGTTCCGGTTGGGATCCCAagcgtcaagctgcatgcCCTTGTACATACGCACCCGGTTTTCTAGGCCACTGCGACATGCGAAAGTTGTGTTGTGGAGTGTGGATTGCATGTATGTAATCCTCATTGTCTACGAGTTTCAACGTCCGCATCTTCATGGACGTCAGGACGAACGTAtcgcagagagagagtgtAGAACGCAGGATGCAGTCACAGATAAGGAGCTGCATCGAGACGTACACTTGTCGAGTTGACAGGTACAAGTAGTCAGTTctatgtatagatatacagaTAGGTAGACGTAGGTACAGAGAAACAAGTAGTCAGCTCTATgtatagatacatagatagGTAGATGTAGGTACAGAGAGGTATTGATATAGATTTGGACAGATATGTAAAATCCTGAGTTgacaaaaaacagacggaCTTTTGGTGGTGTGTGTGCATTCTGTGAGACATGACGAGTTCCGGATCGTGCAGTGTCCCTCGGCTCGCTCTCGCGTGGAGGtgcctcttcgcgtctcccaCTGCGAGCCAGCGGAAAGCTTTTCTGTCGAAACAGCGTTTTGATTTTCAACTGCGAAGCGCTTTTGACAACGCGGGAAACCTCTTTTCAGGTGGAAACACCCTCGCTGGCGCAGAGCGGCctttggaggcgaagcgGGCACTGGACGCACTACCGAGAGAACATGTGGACCGTCTCAGCGTCGCCtagagacgaagagaaggagaaagaagaaaacggagacaagcCCCGAGACGCCACAGCGAGCAGCCTTGACCCCGAGGCGAAAGACTCCCCGACGGgtggaaaacgagacagcgaagaggagagagaagaagaaagacgaagagagatagaaaacgagggaggagatcagcagaaagacagtgtgtttcgcctctctctgaagCCCATGAGTTGTCCGCTGCACCTGAGCTACGTCTTTCCGTATTTGCTGGTGAGTGGGAAAGGACGAGTGAGGGGGGGAAGCAAAGATTtttcgaagaagaacagcagGTCAGGGACTTCTCTTTGAGGAAGGATCgacgaaacacagagaacaCATAAGCTTTTTTGGATTCACGAGTTTTCGAGTCTCTCGCCAGCTCTTGTCGCCTTCCATGTTTGGTGGAGCATGCCTAGACCACTCCGATTGTCTCCGCTTGTCTCCGATTGTCTCCGCTTGTGAGTGCGTGACGTTCGCCGTGTTCTGCATCTGCGATGGGCGTCATGTTGACTGCGCTGTGGTAAAGCAGTAAACCGTGGAACTGGGAGACGAAGGCCGGTGAAAGCTGCATTTCAGATGCAGATGTTATCACTAAGCGCCGTCTGGAAAGTCCTTTGTTCTGCTTGTGTTACTCTATAGCAACGGATCTGaagagtctcttcttctcatttGCGTAAGTGTACCGATGCTTGTCAAGTTTCTTGAATATTTCCCCACTGGTGGACACACCGCTCACTGGGTTTGTTCCTCAACTTAAGTGCGTTTTTAGGTTTCAGAGTCTCGGCCGCTGGTGTCAAGTCGCCGGAGCGTTTACTGCGTGTGCCTGGAGTGTGGGTCTGCGATTCTTGCGGTCGAGACGCGAATTCGGGGACCCAACGGTTCGGTAGACAGTCTAAATCTCTGTAAATTGTGTTCAactttcgtttttcaggagagaccctctctcttctccctagCGAGCTCGAGTCCGCGTCAcgacgtctctctgtcgacttctccttcgcctgtgacctcgaaggaggaaggcgcTTTGGAGCGCGAAACCAGGGCGAAGGCTGAAGTGTCCAGACACCTGCCTCTGCGGATTTCCGAGTTCGGAAGAGTTTTCcgtcgagagcgaagaagtgCATTGTGcggcctctttcgccttcgagAATTTACTCAAGTCAGACCAGGAAAAAAGACACGCCAAAGACTTCCACACACTTCCACTCTTTCTTTTGGTTTCcatctccttcttttttcccctcgttcgcgttgtctctcctcttgtcctatcgttctttctcgttctcgacttctgccgggctcctctcttgttctctgtcgctcttccttgtctgctgtgcctcttctcccgtgattctctgcattctcccttgttttcctgctccctctcttctcccacCCTTCTCCACACACTTCCTCgtggtttctctcttttcctcgttcctGTCCTCCAGGACGATGGTCACATTCTCTGCACCCGTGAGCAGGCGGTCGAGGAGATCAAGGTCCAGCTGGCATCCATTCTTCACCTGTATGTGCAGGTCTTCGGCATCTCGCCTGAAGGCGTCAAAGTTTCTCTCGGCTCCAGGTGAGACGAAGACCGTCAAAGCAACCCAGTGCAGCCGCTTTCCACATGTTGCTGCGTCGCAGTGAAATGGTGTATTACCCCCCTCTGCAGGGCGGTGCGAGCAGGACTTCTAGTGCTGGAGCTTCCCTGGTACTGTGTCGGTTGACCTCCACAGACCGCCACACAGTTTCTAGCATCTGTGTTGTTTCACAGACGCTCTCCTTCatctgaagagaaacagccaGGGAAGAACGCTCAGAAAGCAGCGAGGGatcgacagcgagaggcgtTCCGCGACAAGACGTCGCCTGTGCTGCCAGTCCTgttgtcgtttcttctcgagcaGCGGATGAgtttctgttctccttccGTCTCCGAGAAGAGatgctctttctttctcaaGGAGACGGTCCTTTTCAAaaggtctctctctgtcatcTCTTCGACTCCGAGACGAGACGCGCCTCGTCTTTCCGCCGTTCCTTCGGGAAAAAGCTAATTCTTCACCTTCGTggttttcctcgttttccggTGGAAGATCGGCGCTGCTGCAACTCAACTTGTTCGTGTTCTGCCCTCCCCCTCCCTCTCGtgcgttcctctctgcttcagGCCTGCAAAAGCGTCTCGCCGTTCCGACGCCTCTGCGGATTCTGAGGACGAGAAGCTGTGGACCCAGGCGGAGGTGAGTGGCGTCTGCGGCTCTCTCGACCTTCTTTCCCTGGGGAGTTCTGGAACGTGAAGTGGAAAGtgccttcctcgtttctctccatctctcaCACTGGGTTCCTGCGTCCTGTCCTTCCTCTCAAGGCCTTTTcagtctgttttctctcttctctttcctccgtcAAGAGTCTTCCACTGCACAAGGtccttctgttcctcctgcgtctttctctctgttcatcGATTTGCTTCCTGTTGTGGGTGGTGACGCTGGCATGCGTCGACGGGTGCGTAACACACAGACTcaagagagtgaagaagaagatccaGCGGGGAAGCAACCGCGCGTTTGCGCGAGGAGCGCCACTGCACCTCATATGTCTTCGACAGCTCAAGGCTGAattctgctgcatgcgcgcagcAGTTGATTAAATGTTGTGCATCCGAGCAGCGGGATTCTCTCTAAAATCCGAGTCGAAGCAGGAGTCTCCGCACACACCGAGCCACCGAGGTGGACGCAAAGATCGTCTCCgagtctttcctttctctgcgtcctgcACTCGTTCATGTTTGTCTGCAGGCTTGGCTGCTGGAGGCAGCGAGGGAGGTGCTCCCAAACGCGTCCTCcgtcgagacagaggaaggcgggGGTGCATTTTACGGACCGAagctcgacttctctctctccgatGTTCAGGGGCGGTGGTGGCAAACTGGCACTCTCCAGGTGAGTTAAAGGAGTCCGCCGgggacaggaaggaagaagcgaacagaagagaaagaagagaaagaagagaaagacagaacgGTGACGCGAAAGGAGGCGAATCAAGACGGGAGGACGCACaggcaggaggagagagaaggagcacACAAAAGAACTGCAAACGACACGGAAATAAAGGGcgcggagggagaggaagcgagacaaaagaaaggaaatcaACAGAAGGcaaagcggagaagagacagggatgTCGCAAAAGATGAGAAAGgtgaaaggaaagaagcgaatcGATACAAAAGGggacgcgaaagaaaactgACTTCCTcagttctctgcttcgctgccCCCTTGTTATCATCAGGTCGACCTCTATCAACCAGCATGGATAGAACGCCTCTTGAGTCGACGGCATTCCAATCGcctcccgtcttcttctccttcttcctctccgtcttcttctgcttctctttcttcttctcctttcgcctcctctcagCCTCTTGTTCTTATTCATCGTGCGGCAGTGGGGTCTTTAGAGCgtttcctcgcgcttcttctaGAGCTCCGAAACGGCGATTTGCCAGTCTGGCTGGCACCTGTCAAAGTAGGACGTCGGGTGGCAGTAGatcttctctcgttcctttggttttcggagaaaaggaaccttttctgtctcttctttccgccCTAATCGTTCAAGGAAGACgaactgtttcttctgtgccttcttcgctccctcTCACAGGAAAAATAtcgtcgctgctctctgtctctctatctcgcttgtgtctcttctcccgttgtctcacctttcttctctggagcCTGGCGGTCTCTGCGTTCCGAGTGAAAGGGAGCAAGGGGGTGAAATTGTTCCTCTCTAGAACCAAAAGAcattttcgttttttttccagTCCCTTTTCCGCGTTCGCGGGAgggacagaaaaacaaattATAAAATGTAATAATTCAAACATAATCAGCGTACTCAGAATGTGCAGTAGGAAATACTGTATTAATGAAATAACGGAATTTTCGTCTGAAACGACGCAGAACGGACTCGCGTCTGCAGAGCCTGTCGTGCGACGGAACCTGACTTGTTTGGTTTTGGAAAAGAACGAGTTGGTTGAAACGCTTTCAAGACGCGCACACATGCATTCGCTACGATTTCGAGTATGTGCAAGAGAAGGCGCATCACGCACAAGAGAGGTCTGAACTCTgagcgcgagagcgagagtcCGTCTTTTTTCAAGGTCTTTTCGCTACTCCCTCAATTCGCCCCTCTCTCGGGAAGACGGCCTTCACATCATGGAAGCGAGATCCGGCTTTGCACAAGCACTGGGTGTTCTgtgggcgagaagagaagtccAAGATATGCAACAGTCAAAGTGGACAACCTGCTGGGTTCAAGATTAATTGGGAAGATCCTTTTCGTCTTGTTCGACCCGACGCGGTTCGTTCTTTCTTACGTAGTGTATCCGGGTCTtgctcttttctgcttcctcaggCTGTAGTCTGTCCGGTGTCTGTCCAGTCCAGAGAAATCCGGGAGTACGCAGAAAGAGTGGCGACGGTGCTGCGCGAGAGTGTCGCGCCTTCAggtttttctgcagaaaaagaagggagcGAGGACACCGCGACTGGCGTCTTTGTGGACCTGCGGCCTCTCCACCTCAACACGAAGCTCAAGTGAGTGtggcgtctcctctggagaaaaaactcgGACTTTTCTGGGCGCGCattcgctttcctctgcagctctcgcagcagagagagacgcgctcGCTACCGCACTTGCCAGTTTTCAACTTCCTTCGACGCGTTTCTGTCGACGAATCTCACCTAGAGAGGAAATACGGAAAAgcgctcttccctcttcagCGGTTTTTCTGCCCAGGCGTTTCGCTCTTGTGGGGCTGGGGTATACGCACTTGAGGGGGCACTGGCATCCTTGCATACGTTCAAGTTCCCCTGTAAGATTATGtacctgcatatatatatatatgtatacgtttCTCCATAGGTGTaaacagatatatatatatatatatatagatatgtatatatatgggtatgtatatgcatgtgtagtCTCTGTGTGTACGCGTGTGCAAGCGGGTGTGTTTTGTTTGTTTTTGtcacgagaaaaaggagggtGGCTCGTTTGTCAGAGTggtgagaaagaaggcgcCTAAATCGGGACGGAGGATTTTTGCTGTTCCTTCGGTCAGTTTAGATCCAGTCTTGTGCGCCTGCGAAACTCGCTGTCTGTTCCTGCCGTCTCCActgctctctttttttcagagacCTCCTAGGGCGCCGACGAATTCCactgctcttcctcgtcggGCCGCGGGATGAAAAAGCCGGGAGAGTCACCGTGCTAACGCAGTGAGTGCCCTCTCGGATCCAggttctctctcgagtcaGGTGACAGCAGTTGAGAGGGCATTGTGAGATCGACTTAGCGGCAGAAGTCGGTCGCGAAAGcaaaacggagacagtgaGAAGGCCGGGAGTGTGTTGACAGCGAGAAACGTGGAACTGGAAAAAGTCGTCAGACCCAACATGTTCGATGGGATGTATTTATTATAGCTGTCTCTCGACTCTCAGTCGAGACCGGAGTCCAGTGCCTGGAAACATGTCTGTTTGTGGCGTTCATGTAGTTGCATGAGTCAGTCATAAGAAGGGATCTCTCGAGGATCTGCAGCAGACGAACCTGTCGTCGCGCAAGGGGAACAGTGTTTCTTTCGCGTGTGTTCCATGCATCTCTCCAAGTGCAGATATTGACGGCCATATATTCCGCTGTATTTCCAACTGTGTGTATCTGTAGAATCGACGTAGAGGCACAGCACGTTCAGGTTTGGTTTGTGTTTACATTTGCACATGTGGATGTCGATTTTTTCAAATGCCTTTTGTgtcttgtttcctctgttcaGAGAGTGGCGAACGAGCTCGAAGGACGCGGCGAGGGAAGAACGGGGACGATATCTTTCTCTTGACGAAGCTGCTCGGCTCTTTCGTGACTTGGCAAAGCCTGCGCTGTCTTTCAGCTCCTAAATCTCGAGGCGAGAAGTCTcggcagaaaaaggaagaaccaAGAGAGATGAAGGCCGTCTATCGCCTACCATGCTTGTGTTGTGCCTGTTTTCcaacgcttctctctgctttgcgCCTCGAGTGCATCTGCTCGTGGTctgtgttctctctgtctccttttacACTTTCGTAGAACGAACCTTTGTGAAGGGCTGCGAAAGATCGAGCCTTGCTCGATCCAACTTGCAGAATGACCGGTGGAGTTGTTGGTGGAAAAGACGCAGTTTTGCGTCTTTtccgagagaaacaaaaccTTTTTTCCGACCCCCACTGCCTCCTGGAGCTGAGGCACCTGGGGTCTCCCGACTTCACACGTtgagacaaggaaaaaaacCTTCTGTACAGATTATTCGGGCGTTGCATGCCTGCCTCGTGCTGGTCGGTCTCCTCTACCTGCGCAGCTCTCTTAGAGTCTCCGAAAGCACTACGCGTCAAAGAAGTTCCTAAAAATGCAGGCGGATGCAGACAGGGAGATCACACCCCTGCGATGCGCAACTGCTCGGCGTCAGTGAGTTCTAGCTTTGATATGCGGATGCGCAGGTCTGCGCAGGTGTCGATTCCTCTGTTGACAGCTTCTGTGAAAAAACGCCACAAGTGTGGCAATGTCCAGGTGTGGGGGTCGGTGCTAAAGTTGAAGCAAGACGCAGtggaagaacagaggaacATTAAAGCAGCGGCATCTGTCGAGCATGCTCAAGACTACACACAGGTGCCTTCTTTCCCCAGTGGCTCTCTTCGAAAGCCGGATGCCAACACAAAGACCGACTTCACATCTTCGGCATCTTTCACGATCGACTCCCGTATTTGGGAAAGCGCAAACTCACGTGTCTACCACCACCTCATCCACAACTGGGCCTACGCGTCAACACACCATGCACATAtccacaaatatatatatatatatatatataagtggATGCCGGCATAATGTGTAGAAGCGCAAGcagatgtatacatatatatatacatatatacatatatatatatatataaatgcatgcagtcatGTATACAGAAGCATAGAGACAAATATGTATTTGCATATACGTGCATGTGCAGGGTTATGTAGAGCCACGTCGGTTTGGAGTGTATGTTTGAGAGAGGCGTTTGTGTTGAAGATTTCAGAAGCACTCATGCGTGTATACCTGAACATGGAAAGGACTTTAAAGCCCGTGTTTTAACCTGCGAATAGAAGAAAACACCTGCCAAGAAAATGACGCAAGTGCAGGAGGCCTGTCTCTTTGGAGGGTCGCTTTTGCTCAAcctctttgttttccgttTATATGCTTTTCTTATCTTTTTCCTGGGACCTGGCTGCGTGTTCCACCACTCTCTGGGCGTCTTTCcgtgaggagaaagaacctATCTCTGGTCTGAAGCTCCCACAAATTCgaggtttcttctttctccgctttccGGTTCGACTCTTCGACTTTTTCCCTGAGTTCCTGACATGTCTCAGCTGTCTGGAGAAGTCCAGTGAGACACTTGCCTCGAGTGAAAGTGACTTTTTGCGTCAAGACTTAGATCGAAGAACCCTATGTGCGGAGGATCCACACACGTTGGTTTCCGGTTACCATCGTTCATGCGAACTAACGAGCAAGCATGAAGATCTTGCTTTCTTGTGTCTGTTGTCGCCACGGATTAGGTCACCGGAGGCagcgcgttcttctcttcccgccTTGGCTGGAAAGGCGCAGATGTCCTGGACTCTTAGCCACACATTAGAGGGGCTTTGCGGGAGCATGCATTGTCTGTGCATCCATATTCTCTGCACATTCTTTTTTCACATCGCAGAGCGACGCCAGCAGCGCAGCTGCTTCGACACCCTGCAGTCACGAGCGG
Proteins encoded in this window:
- a CDS encoding tRNA ligase class II core domain (G, H, P, S and T) domain-containing protein (encoded by transcript TGME49_219430); translated protein: MGMDSLPPRSRLSLRSPLLSPARLASRADGPSAMREAHRRTPQRRAPRPRQAERKRGKRKKRWRWGGREVNSPLKALRLERHVEVPRHCRLLSLIASRDLPSFASPEKSFSRGLPSPCFSPSSCLRLSSRSSLSEVFSSPRDFSSGTSLSPFQSSVSEPSPQSRVGETSHPVASLCRFCPSVETELCQVLCATERRLSHALCGFSACLPRPVSCSLSSSPSSLASASTMYDYSFLSSSSCPGSHHVTRSTSALSSSCLLPPLSPCPSPCPSLSSSPGTRCVFAWSKGWFFLLFCLFFFSSPQSCTSEASRSPLLPPSLPFPPLSSSLSSPSSLSSPASPPFPRCSLFSSSHPCRSSPLATPRILPSPSWIPSLFAASPAPSRSPSHGFSSSRESPPCGLPTGAVSESLRLRRDSLATSSSRLLLVKWIFPVANPNAPLLEAPADLPCFSRVAPKPIGSAPGKRGGRSEEKGGAVAQQSQRMSDGNADGEEEEEEARAVLTGQISHAEKRRSMRRKKSMRINSNIKLKKKLHHTIGGQTAGGGGIRTLSLLKQGQREVEFWKQQARKAKARDTRQRTHASEKEAAKQVDGAPSEEGTEEQGQEQGKEEEEDRILTAPATASGSEKQTSLSSDAPRKRQAPPRRRGAFLGSANSFAFFSPSLSRSFLASDSRQYSSSPPFSSSSLSVSSLRLSPCSSSSRLSSQSPSSPSSSPASSPSSPASSSSFPASSPSLERKDHRELGREMGLFVLPPASDVGAVGPVFLPEGRQLLANLKSVLAQHQRLLQFQQVETPSLAQSGLWRRSGHWTHYRENMWTVSASPRDEEKEKEENGDKPRDATASSLDPEAKDSPTGGKRDSEEEREEERRREIENEGGDQQKDSVFRLSLKPMSCPLHLSYVFPYLLERPSLFSLASSSPRHDVSLSTSPSPVTSKEEGALERETRAKAEVSRHLPLRISEFGRVFRRERRSALCGLFRLREFTQDDGHILCTREQAVEEIKVQLASILHLYVQVFGISPEGVKVSLGSRPAKASRRSDASADSEDEKLWTQAEAWLLEAAREVLPNASSVETEEGGGAFYGPKLDFSLSDVQGRWWQTGTLQVDLYQPAWIERLLSRRHSNRLPSSSPSSSPSSSASLSSSPFASSQPLVLIHRAAVGSLERFLALLLELRNGDLPVWLAPVKVGRRVAVDLLSFLWFSEKRNLFCLFFPP